The Amycolatopsis sp. DG1A-15b genome window below encodes:
- the rpsS gene encoding 30S ribosomal protein S19, whose product MPRSLKKGPFVDDHLLKKVDVLNESGKKTVIKTWSRRSTIIPDFLGHTIAVHDGRKHVPVFVTEAMVGHKLGEFAPTRTFKGHIKDDRKSRRR is encoded by the coding sequence ATGCCACGTAGCCTCAAAAAGGGCCCCTTCGTGGACGACCACCTGCTCAAGAAGGTGGACGTTCTCAACGAGTCGGGCAAGAAGACCGTGATCAAGACTTGGTCGCGGCGCTCCACGATCATCCCGGATTTCCTGGGTCACACGATCGCGGTGCACGACGGCCGCAAGCACGTCCCGGTGTTCGTCACCGAGGCGATGGTGGGTCACAAGCTGGGCGAGTTCGCCCCGACGCGGACCTTCAAGGGCCACATCAAGGACGACCGCAAGTCGCGCCGCCGCTGA
- the rplV gene encoding 50S ribosomal protein L22: MNAQNDATTEAELPTAYARARFVRDSPTKVRRVIELIKGRSAADALAVLRFAPQAASEPVAKVLASAVANAENNLQLDPETLWVKNAYADEGPTLKRIRPRAQGRAYRIRKRTSHITVEVESRPAVAQKAQSKKKAGGR; the protein is encoded by the coding sequence ATGAACGCCCAGAACGACGCGACGACCGAGGCTGAACTGCCTACGGCGTACGCGCGGGCTCGCTTCGTCCGGGACTCGCCCACCAAGGTGCGCCGGGTGATCGAGCTCATCAAGGGACGTAGCGCCGCCGACGCCTTGGCCGTGCTCCGGTTCGCCCCGCAGGCGGCCAGCGAGCCGGTCGCGAAGGTGCTCGCCAGCGCCGTGGCCAACGCCGAGAACAACCTTCAGCTGGACCCGGAGACGCTCTGGGTCAAGAACGCGTACGCCGACGAGGGCCCCACCCTCAAGCGCATCCGTCCGCGGGCCCAGGGCCGCGCGTACCGGATCCGCAAGCGGACCAGCCACATCACCGTCGAGGTGGAGTCGCGTCCGGCCGTCGCGCAGAAGGCTCAGAGCAAGAAGAAGGCAGGTGGCCGGTAG
- the rpsC gene encoding 30S ribosomal protein S3, with protein sequence MGQKINPHGFRLGITTDWKSRWYADKQYAEYVAEDVKIRKLLATGMERAGISKVEIERTRDRVRVDIHTARPGIVIGRRGAEADRIRGALEKLTKKQVQLNILEVKNPEADAQLVAQAVAEQLSNRVAFRRAMRKAIQTSMRSPQVKGIRVQCGGRLGGAEMSRSEHYRDGRVPLHTLRADIDYGFFEAKTTFGRIGVKVWIYKGELVGGLKAREARDAAERAPRGGRDRDRSDRPSRPRRSGASGTTATSTEAGRAAAAATTEAPAAPATETAEKTEG encoded by the coding sequence GTGGGCCAGAAAATCAACCCGCACGGTTTCCGCCTGGGTATCACCACGGACTGGAAGTCGCGCTGGTACGCCGACAAGCAGTACGCCGAGTACGTGGCCGAGGACGTCAAGATCCGCAAGCTCCTCGCCACGGGCATGGAGCGGGCCGGTATCTCCAAGGTCGAGATCGAGCGCACCCGTGACCGCGTCCGCGTGGACATCCACACCGCCCGGCCGGGCATCGTCATCGGCCGCCGCGGTGCGGAGGCCGACCGGATCCGCGGCGCGCTGGAGAAGCTGACCAAGAAGCAGGTCCAGCTGAACATCCTCGAGGTCAAGAACCCCGAGGCCGACGCCCAGCTGGTCGCCCAGGCGGTCGCGGAGCAGCTCTCCAACCGCGTGGCGTTCCGCCGCGCGATGCGGAAGGCGATCCAGACCTCCATGCGCTCGCCGCAGGTCAAGGGCATCCGCGTGCAGTGCGGCGGTCGTCTCGGCGGTGCCGAGATGTCCCGTTCCGAGCACTACCGCGATGGCCGCGTCCCGCTGCACACGCTGCGCGCCGACATCGACTACGGCTTCTTCGAGGCCAAGACGACGTTCGGTCGCATCGGCGTCAAGGTGTGGATCTACAAGGGTGAGCTCGTCGGTGGCCTGAAGGCCCGCGAAGCCCGCGACGCCGCCGAGCGCGCGCCGCGCGGTGGTCGCGACCGTGACCGCAGCGACCGGCCGTCCCGTCCGCGTCGTTCCGGCGCCTCGGGCACGACCGCCACCTCGACCGAAGCCGGTCGCGCCGCCGCTGCGGCCACGACCGAGGCCCCGGCGGCTCCGGCCACCGAGACCGCAGAAAAGACGGAGGGCTGA
- the rplP gene encoding 50S ribosomal protein L16 encodes MLIPRRVKHRKQHSPKRHGAAKGGTKVSFGEYGIQALEHSYVTNRQIESARIAMTRHIKRGGKVWTTIYPDRPLTKKPAETRMGSGKGSPEWWIANVKPGRVMFEISFPNEETAREALRRAIHKLPMKCRIVTREGGEF; translated from the coding sequence GTGCTCATCCCGCGCAGGGTCAAGCACCGGAAGCAGCACTCCCCGAAGCGCCACGGCGCCGCCAAGGGTGGCACGAAGGTCAGCTTCGGCGAGTACGGCATCCAGGCGCTTGAGCACAGCTACGTGACGAACCGGCAGATCGAGTCCGCTCGTATCGCCATGACCCGTCACATCAAGCGTGGTGGCAAGGTGTGGACGACCATCTACCCGGACCGCCCGCTGACCAAGAAGCCGGCCGAGACCCGGATGGGTTCCGGTAAGGGTTCGCCCGAGTGGTGGATCGCCAACGTGAAGCCGGGCCGCGTGATGTTCGAGATCTCGTTCCCGAACGAGGAGACGGCTCGCGAGGCGCTGCGCCGCGCGATCCACAAGCTGCCCATGAAGTGCCGCATCGTGACCCGTGAAGGTGGTGAGTTCTGA
- the rpmC gene encoding 50S ribosomal protein L29, which translates to MANAGAAQASELRELTAEELVLRLKEYKEELFNLRFQMATGQLDNNRRLRTVRTDIARIYTVMRERELGLSVAPDAESEGAA; encoded by the coding sequence ATGGCTAACGCAGGTGCCGCACAGGCATCGGAGCTGCGTGAGCTCACCGCGGAAGAGCTCGTCCTGCGTCTGAAGGAATACAAGGAGGAGCTGTTCAACCTCCGCTTCCAGATGGCGACCGGGCAGCTCGACAACAACCGCCGTCTGCGCACCGTCCGCACGGACATCGCGCGGATCTACACGGTCATGCGCGAGCGCGAACTCGGCCTGTCCGTTGCCCCCGACGCCGAGAGTGAAGGTGCCGCATGA
- the rpsQ gene encoding 30S ribosomal protein S17, with product MSEPTTETPARNDRKVREGYVVSDKMNKTIVVELEDRKKHPRYSKVVRSTSKVKVHDENNEAGVGDRVTLMETRPLSATKRWRLVQIVEKAK from the coding sequence ATGAGCGAGCCCACCACCGAGACGCCGGCCCGGAACGACCGCAAGGTCCGCGAGGGCTACGTCGTCTCGGACAAGATGAACAAGACGATCGTGGTCGAGCTCGAGGACCGCAAGAAGCACCCCCGTTACTCGAAGGTCGTCCGCTCCACCTCCAAGGTGAAGGTGCACGACGAGAACAACGAGGCGGGCGTGGGCGACCGGGTCACCCTGATGGAGACCCGCCCGCTGTCGGCGACGAAGCGGTGGCGCCTGGTGCAGATCGTGGAGAAGGCCAAGTAA
- the rplN gene encoding 50S ribosomal protein L14, which produces MIQQESRLRVADNTGAKEILCIRVLGGSGRRYAGIGDIIVATVKDAIPAAGVKKGDVVKAVIVRTVKERRRPDGSYIRFDENAAVLIKNDNEPRGTRIFGPVGRELRDRKFMKIISLAPEVL; this is translated from the coding sequence GTGATCCAGCAGGAGTCGCGGCTTCGGGTAGCCGACAACACGGGTGCGAAGGAAATTCTCTGCATCCGCGTTCTCGGTGGCTCCGGGCGGCGCTACGCCGGCATCGGCGACATCATCGTCGCCACCGTGAAGGACGCCATCCCGGCTGCCGGGGTGAAGAAGGGCGACGTCGTCAAGGCCGTCATCGTCCGCACGGTCAAGGAGCGCCGTCGTCCGGACGGTTCCTACATCCGGTTCGACGAGAACGCCGCCGTGCTCATCAAGAACGACAACGAGCCCCGCGGCACCCGCATCTTCGGCCCGGTGGGCCGCGAGCTGCGCGACCGAAAGTTCATGAAGATCATTTCGCTCGCGCCGGAGGTGCTGTGA
- the rplX gene encoding 50S ribosomal protein L24, which yields MKVKKGDTVVVIAGKDKGAKGKVIQAYPERERVLVEGVNRIKKHTRISQTQRGAQSGGIVTQEAPIHVSNVMVVDSDGKPARVGYRIGEDGKKVRISRRNGKDI from the coding sequence ATGAAGGTGAAGAAGGGCGACACGGTCGTCGTCATCGCCGGCAAGGACAAGGGCGCCAAGGGCAAGGTCATCCAGGCTTACCCGGAGCGCGAGCGCGTGCTGGTCGAGGGCGTGAACCGGATCAAGAAGCACACGCGGATCAGCCAGACCCAGCGCGGTGCGCAGTCCGGCGGCATCGTCACGCAGGAGGCGCCCATCCACGTCTCGAACGTGATGGTCGTCGACTCGGACGGCAAGCCGGCCCGGGTGGGTTACCGCATCGGCGAGGACGGCAAGAAGGTCCGGATCTCGCGCCGGAACGGTAAGGACATCTGA
- the rplE gene encoding 50S ribosomal protein L5, giving the protein MTTAEKTSPRLKVRYREEIKGQLQAEFSFANVHEIPGVTKVVVNMGVGDAARDSKLIEGAVKDLALITGQKPEVRKARKSIAQFKLREGQPIGARVTLRGDRMWEFLDRLLTIALPRIRDFRGLSPKQFDGHGNYTFGLNEQSMFHEIDPDSIDRPRGMDVTVVTTATNDDEGRALLRKLGFPFKEN; this is encoded by the coding sequence ATGACCACCGCAGAGAAGACCTCGCCGCGCCTCAAGGTGCGCTACCGCGAGGAAATCAAGGGCCAGCTGCAGGCTGAGTTCTCCTTCGCCAACGTCCACGAGATCCCGGGCGTGACGAAGGTCGTCGTGAACATGGGCGTCGGCGACGCCGCCCGCGACAGCAAGCTGATCGAGGGCGCCGTCAAGGACCTCGCGCTGATCACCGGCCAGAAGCCGGAGGTCCGGAAGGCCCGCAAGTCCATCGCGCAGTTCAAGCTGCGTGAAGGCCAGCCGATCGGCGCGCGCGTCACGCTGCGCGGCGACCGGATGTGGGAGTTCCTCGACCGGCTGCTGACCATCGCGCTGCCGCGTATCCGCGACTTCCGCGGGCTTTCGCCGAAGCAGTTCGACGGCCACGGCAACTACACGTTCGGTCTCAACGAGCAGTCGATGTTCCACGAGATCGACCCCGACTCCATCGACCGCCCGCGCGGCATGGACGTCACCGTCGTCACCACCGCCACGAACGACGACGAGGGCCGGGCGCTGCTGCGCAAGCTCGGCTTCCCGTTCAAGGAGAACTGA
- a CDS encoding type Z 30S ribosomal protein S14, translating into MAKKALVHKASKKPKFAVRAYTRCQRCGRPHAVFRKFGLCRICLREMAHAGELPGVRKSSW; encoded by the coding sequence ATGGCCAAGAAAGCCCTGGTCCACAAGGCCTCGAAGAAGCCGAAGTTCGCCGTGCGCGCCTACACCCGCTGCCAGCGGTGCGGCCGCCCGCACGCCGTGTTCCGCAAGTTCGGGCTCTGCCGGATCTGCCTTCGCGAGATGGCGCACGCGGGCGAGCTGCCCGGCGTCCGCAAGTCCAGCTGGTAA
- the rpsH gene encoding 30S ribosomal protein S8, whose protein sequence is MTMTDPIADFLTRLRNANSAYHDEVKLPHSKLKANIAEILKREGYIAGYHDEPGEKHKNLVVELKYGPNRERSIAGLRRVSKPGLRIYAKSTELPSVLGGLGIAIISTSGGLQTDRQAKRNSVGGEVLAYVW, encoded by the coding sequence ATGACGATGACCGACCCCATCGCAGACTTCTTGACGCGTCTGCGTAACGCGAACTCGGCGTACCACGACGAGGTCAAGCTCCCGCACTCGAAGCTCAAGGCGAACATCGCCGAGATCCTCAAGCGTGAGGGCTACATCGCGGGTTACCACGACGAGCCGGGCGAGAAGCACAAGAACCTCGTCGTCGAGCTCAAGTACGGCCCCAACCGTGAGCGGAGCATCGCCGGCCTCCGGCGCGTCTCCAAGCCCGGTCTGCGGATCTACGCAAAATCGACCGAACTGCCGTCCGTGCTCGGCGGCCTGGGCATCGCGATCATCTCGACGTCCGGTGGCCTGCAGACGGACCGGCAGGCCAAGCGCAACAGCGTGGGCGGCGAAGTCCTCGCCTACGTCTGGTAA
- the rplF gene encoding 50S ribosomal protein L6: protein MSRIGKLPVAVPSGVEVTIDGQQIKVKGPKGTLEHTVAEPITVERDEDGTLLVKRPDDERTSKALHGLTRTLVNNLVVGVTAGYEKKMEIHGVGYRVQAKGSDLEFALGYSHPVKIEAPEGITFKVETPTRFSVSGIDKQKVGQISAVIRKLRRPDPYKGKGLRYEGEKIRRKVGKTGK, encoded by the coding sequence ATGTCACGCATCGGAAAGCTGCCGGTCGCCGTCCCTTCCGGGGTCGAGGTGACCATCGACGGTCAGCAGATCAAGGTCAAGGGGCCCAAGGGCACCCTCGAGCACACCGTCGCCGAGCCGATCACCGTCGAGCGCGACGAGGACGGCACGCTGCTGGTCAAGCGCCCGGATGACGAGCGCACCAGCAAGGCGCTGCACGGGCTCACCCGCACGCTGGTGAACAACCTCGTCGTCGGCGTCACCGCCGGCTACGAGAAGAAGATGGAAATCCACGGCGTGGGTTACCGCGTGCAGGCCAAGGGTTCGGACCTCGAGTTCGCCCTCGGCTACTCGCACCCGGTCAAGATCGAGGCCCCGGAGGGCATCACCTTCAAGGTGGAGACCCCCACCCGGTTCTCGGTCTCGGGCATCGACAAGCAGAAGGTCGGCCAGATCTCGGCCGTCATCCGCAAGCTGCGGCGCCCGGACCCGTACAAGGGCAAGGGCCTGCGCTACGAGGGTGAGAAGATCCGCCGCAAGGTCGGAAAGACGGGTAAGTGA
- the rplR gene encoding 50S ribosomal protein L18 yields MSDTTTKRKPVGKDISTRRRVAKARRHFRLRKKVSGTEQRPRLVVKRSSRHIAVQVIDDLAGHTLASASTLEADVRAVDGDKKAKAAKVGELVAARAKSAGISAVVFDRGGNAYHGRIAALADAAREAGLEF; encoded by the coding sequence ATGAGCGACACGACTACGAAGCGCAAGCCGGTGGGCAAGGACATCTCGACCCGCCGCCGCGTCGCGAAGGCCCGTCGGCACTTCCGGCTCCGCAAGAAGGTCTCGGGCACCGAGCAGCGACCGCGCCTGGTCGTCAAGCGGTCCTCGCGGCACATCGCCGTGCAGGTGATCGACGACCTCGCCGGCCACACGCTGGCGTCGGCGTCCACCCTCGAGGCGGACGTCCGGGCGGTCGACGGCGACAAGAAGGCCAAGGCCGCCAAGGTCGGGGAACTCGTCGCCGCGCGGGCCAAGAGCGCCGGGATCTCGGCTGTGGTGTTCGACCGTGGGGGCAACGCCTACCACGGCCGCATCGCCGCGCTCGCCGACGCCGCCCGTGAGGCGGGGTTGGAGTTCTGA
- the rpsE gene encoding 30S ribosomal protein S5, with amino-acid sequence MPGRTRQFGGGQGGPGGQGGNDRNDRRGGGRDRRDSGRGGAGQDKTPHLEKVVTINRVAKVVKGGRRFSFTALVVVGDGDGQVGVGYGKAKEVPAAIAKGVEEAKKNFFRVPRVGGTIPHPITGEEAAGVVLLRPASAGTGVIAGGPVRAVLECAGVHDVLSKSLGSDNAINIVHATVAALKGLQRPEEVAARRGLPLEDVAPARMLRQRAGQGV; translated from the coding sequence ATGCCGGGACGTACACGGCAATTCGGCGGCGGACAGGGCGGACCCGGCGGGCAGGGCGGCAACGACCGCAATGACCGTCGCGGTGGCGGCCGGGACCGGCGCGACAGCGGCCGTGGCGGGGCCGGCCAGGACAAGACCCCGCACCTCGAGAAGGTCGTGACGATCAACCGCGTCGCCAAGGTCGTCAAGGGTGGTCGTCGCTTCAGCTTCACCGCCCTGGTGGTCGTCGGCGACGGCGACGGTCAGGTTGGCGTCGGCTACGGCAAGGCCAAGGAAGTTCCCGCGGCCATCGCCAAGGGCGTCGAGGAAGCGAAGAAGAACTTCTTCCGCGTCCCGCGCGTCGGCGGCACCATTCCCCACCCGATCACGGGTGAGGAAGCCGCTGGTGTCGTCCTGCTCCGCCCGGCTTCCGCCGGTACCGGCGTCATCGCCGGTGGCCCGGTGCGCGCCGTGCTGGAGTGCGCGGGTGTCCACGACGTGCTGTCGAAGTCGCTCGGCTCCGACAACGCGATCAACATCGTGCACGCGACCGTGGCGGCCCTGAAGGGTCTGCAGCGTCCCGAAGAGGTCGCGGCTCGCCGCGGTCTCCCGCTCGAGGACGTCGCGCCGGCCCGGATGCTGCGCCAGCGTGCTGGCCAGGGGGTCTGA
- the rpmD gene encoding 50S ribosomal protein L30, with amino-acid sequence MAQLKVTQVKSKIGTKHAHRESLRTLGLRKIRQSVVRDDTPQVRGLIHTVRHLVEVEEVQA; translated from the coding sequence ATGGCTCAGCTCAAGGTCACCCAGGTCAAGAGCAAGATCGGCACGAAGCACGCTCACCGCGAGTCGCTGCGCACCCTCGGGCTGCGCAAGATCCGCCAGAGCGTCGTGCGTGATGACACCCCCCAGGTGCGCGGCCTGATCCACACCGTCCGCCACCTGGTGGAGGTCGAGGAGGTCCAGGCATGA
- the rplO gene encoding 50S ribosomal protein L15, translated as MTAIKIHHLRPAPGAKREKMRVGRGEGSKGKTAGRGTKGTKARKNVPARFEGGQMPIQMRLPKLRGFKNRFRTEYQPVNVGDIARVFPDGGKIGAEELVQGGLVRKGKLVKVLGNGDVNGVKLDITADAFSGSAKEKLEAAGGSATTN; from the coding sequence ATGACGGCCATCAAGATCCACCACCTGCGTCCGGCTCCGGGCGCCAAGCGCGAGAAGATGCGCGTCGGTCGTGGTGAAGGTTCGAAGGGCAAGACGGCCGGTCGCGGTACGAAGGGCACCAAGGCCCGGAAGAACGTGCCGGCCCGGTTCGAGGGTGGGCAGATGCCCATCCAGATGCGGCTCCCGAAGCTTCGCGGCTTCAAGAACCGCTTCCGCACCGAGTACCAGCCGGTGAACGTGGGCGACATCGCCCGCGTCTTCCCGGACGGCGGCAAGATCGGCGCCGAGGAGCTCGTGCAGGGCGGTCTGGTCCGCAAGGGCAAGCTGGTGAAGGTGCTCGGCAACGGCGATGTGAACGGCGTCAAGCTGGACATCACCGCCGACGCGTTCTCCGGCTCGGCCAAGGAGAAGCTCGAAGCGGCCGGTGGCTCCGCCACCACCAACTGA
- a CDS encoding LysE family translocator encodes MWVFFGASVLIALTPGANNLLGLHHGMTHGVRHGLAGLGGRLGAFTLLIAAVAAGLGQLLAASETALTIIKWAGAAYLLFLGTRLLWSTFRGKSSPTELPATPMTAWRVTRKEFGVALTNPKAILIFTAFVPQFIDAGHGPYSGQIALLGAVYLLAEFLAGSVYVCVGAAVKTIKLSRRARRNVDRGTGVVLVGLAGVLATSNA; translated from the coding sequence ATGTGGGTCTTCTTCGGGGCGTCGGTGCTCATCGCCCTTACGCCGGGGGCGAACAACCTGCTCGGCCTCCACCACGGCATGACGCACGGTGTTCGCCACGGCCTCGCCGGGCTCGGCGGCCGGCTGGGTGCTTTCACCCTGTTGATCGCCGCCGTCGCGGCCGGGCTGGGGCAGCTGCTGGCCGCGTCCGAGACCGCGCTGACGATCATCAAGTGGGCCGGCGCCGCCTACCTGCTCTTCCTCGGCACCCGCCTGCTCTGGTCCACCTTCCGGGGCAAAAGCAGTCCCACGGAGCTGCCCGCGACGCCCATGACGGCGTGGCGCGTCACCCGCAAGGAGTTCGGTGTCGCGCTCACCAACCCGAAGGCGATCCTGATCTTCACCGCCTTCGTCCCGCAGTTCATCGACGCAGGTCACGGGCCCTATTCCGGGCAGATCGCGCTGCTCGGCGCGGTCTACCTGCTGGCCGAGTTCCTGGCCGGCTCGGTCTACGTCTGCGTCGGCGCCGCGGTGAAGACGATCAAGCTCTCCCGGCGGGCCCGGCGCAACGTCGACCGGGGCACCGGCGTGGTCCTCGTCGGCCTGGCCGGCGTGCTCGCGACGTCCAACGCCTGA
- the secY gene encoding preprotein translocase subunit SecY, translating into MLSAFRSALATPDLRKKILFTLAIVAVYRIGATIPAPGISYGAVQACSSQAQQEGVYQLLNLFSGGALLQLSLFSTGIMPYITASIIIQLLTVVIPRFEELKKEGQSGQGKLTQYTRYLTIALAILQATGVVALADRKQLFPDCDQPIIPDNSVYSLAIIVITMTAGTAVMMWLGELITERGVGNGMSVLIFLNIAARIPVEGGNILSNAGGVGLAIVCVFGLVIIASVIFVEQGQRRIPVQYAKRMIGRRMYGGTSTYLPIKVNQAGVIPVIFASSLLYLPDLISRLVGDQNANSGWQVFIKNYIVNQSSWVHIALYFALIIFFTYFYITITFNVDERAEEMKKFGGFIPGIRPGRPTAEYLSFVLGRITLPGSLYLGIIAILPNFFLSLTGSGNNQNFPFGGTAVLIMVGVGLDTVKQIESQLMQRNYEGFLK; encoded by the coding sequence GTGCTCAGCGCCTTCCGCTCGGCTCTCGCGACGCCGGATCTACGCAAGAAGATCCTGTTCACGCTAGCCATTGTCGCGGTCTACCGAATCGGTGCGACCATTCCGGCGCCCGGCATCTCCTACGGTGCCGTACAGGCCTGTAGCTCCCAGGCGCAGCAGGAGGGCGTCTACCAGCTGCTGAACCTGTTCAGCGGCGGTGCGCTGCTGCAGCTGTCGCTCTTCTCGACCGGCATCATGCCGTACATCACGGCGAGCATCATCATCCAGCTGCTCACCGTGGTCATCCCGCGGTTCGAGGAGCTGAAGAAGGAAGGGCAGTCCGGCCAGGGCAAGCTGACCCAGTACACCCGGTACCTGACGATCGCGCTGGCGATCCTGCAGGCCACCGGGGTGGTCGCGCTCGCGGACCGCAAGCAGCTCTTCCCCGACTGCGACCAGCCGATCATCCCGGACAACAGCGTCTACTCGCTGGCGATCATCGTCATCACCATGACCGCGGGCACCGCCGTCATGATGTGGCTGGGCGAGCTGATCACCGAGCGCGGTGTCGGCAACGGCATGTCCGTCCTGATCTTCCTGAACATCGCGGCGCGCATCCCGGTCGAGGGCGGCAACATCCTCAGCAACGCGGGTGGTGTGGGGCTGGCGATCGTCTGCGTCTTCGGCCTGGTGATCATCGCCAGCGTCATCTTCGTCGAGCAGGGGCAGCGCCGGATCCCGGTGCAGTACGCCAAGCGCATGATCGGCCGCCGGATGTACGGCGGCACGTCGACCTACCTGCCGATCAAGGTCAACCAGGCCGGTGTCATCCCGGTCATCTTCGCGTCGTCCCTGCTGTACCTGCCGGACCTGATCAGCCGCCTCGTCGGCGACCAGAACGCCAACTCCGGCTGGCAGGTGTTCATCAAGAACTACATCGTGAACCAGTCCAGCTGGGTGCACATCGCGCTGTACTTCGCCCTGATCATCTTCTTCACGTACTTCTACATCACGATCACGTTCAACGTGGACGAGCGTGCGGAAGAGATGAAGAAGTTCGGCGGCTTCATCCCGGGCATCCGCCCGGGCCGCCCGACCGCGGAGTACCTGAGCTTCGTGCTCGGCCGGATCACCCTGCCCGGCTCGCTCTACCTGGGTATCATCGCGATCCTTCCGAACTTCTTCCTGTCGTTGACCGGGAGCGGGAACAACCAGAACTTCCCGTTCGGTGGCACGGCTGTGCTGATCATGGTCGGTGTCGGCCTCGACACCGTGAAGCAGATCGAGAGCCAGCTGATGCAGCGCAACTACGAAGGGTTCTTGAAGTGA
- a CDS encoding adenylate kinase — MTRLVLVGPPGAGKGTQAVALSEQLRVPHISTGDLFRAHVGQETPLGQEAKRYLDSGELVPDSVTNEMVRERLAEPDAKVGFLLDGFPRNTKQAEVLGEILGDADVSLDAVIQLQVPEDVVVGRLMSRGRADDTEEVIRRRQQIYVSDTAPLLEYYADILVTVDGVGSVEEISGRVLKALRDRT, encoded by the coding sequence GTGACGCGCCTGGTTCTCGTCGGTCCGCCCGGCGCGGGCAAGGGCACGCAGGCGGTGGCCCTGTCCGAGCAGCTGCGCGTCCCGCACATCTCCACCGGTGACCTGTTCCGCGCGCACGTCGGCCAGGAGACCCCGCTCGGCCAGGAAGCGAAGCGCTACCTGGACTCGGGTGAGCTCGTGCCCGACTCGGTGACCAACGAAATGGTCCGAGAGCGGCTCGCCGAGCCGGACGCCAAGGTCGGCTTCCTGCTCGACGGCTTCCCCCGCAACACCAAGCAGGCCGAGGTCCTCGGCGAGATCCTGGGCGACGCGGACGTCTCGCTCGACGCCGTGATCCAGCTGCAGGTCCCGGAGGACGTCGTCGTCGGACGGCTCATGTCGCGCGGCCGCGCGGACGACACCGAAGAGGTCATCCGCCGCCGTCAGCAGATCTACGTGTCGGACACCGCGCCGCTGCTGGAGTACTACGCCGACATCCTGGTGACCGTCGACGGTGTCGGCAGTGTCGAAGAGATCTCGGGCCGGGTGCTGAAAGCGCTGCGCGACCGCACGTGA
- the map gene encoding type I methionyl aminopeptidase: MIEVKTPDELQAMRAAGLVVARTLAAVRAAAKPGVSTAELDELAEQTIRDAGAVPSFKGYHGFPASICASVNEQIVHGIPAKSQVLADGDIISVDCGAILDGWHGDSAVTLAIGQVSDADLALSAATEAAMWAGIEAVTAGGRLTDISYAVQSAAERAGRDDGIEYGMIVEYGGHGIGRQMHMDPFLPNVGKPGKGPRLKPGMALAIEPMLTGGGGETRELDDGWTVVTADGSRAAHWEHTVAITEDGPWVLTAPEDA, translated from the coding sequence ATGATCGAAGTCAAGACCCCGGACGAGCTGCAGGCGATGCGGGCCGCGGGCCTCGTCGTCGCCCGCACGCTCGCGGCGGTCCGTGCCGCGGCGAAGCCGGGCGTCAGCACCGCCGAGCTCGACGAGCTGGCCGAGCAGACGATCCGGGACGCCGGCGCGGTGCCGTCGTTCAAGGGCTACCACGGTTTCCCGGCGTCGATCTGCGCGTCGGTGAACGAGCAGATCGTCCACGGCATCCCGGCGAAGAGCCAGGTGCTGGCCGACGGCGACATCATCTCCGTCGACTGCGGCGCCATCCTCGACGGCTGGCACGGCGACTCCGCGGTGACACTGGCCATCGGCCAGGTCTCCGACGCCGACCTCGCGCTGTCCGCGGCGACCGAGGCGGCGATGTGGGCCGGGATCGAGGCGGTCACCGCCGGCGGCCGGCTCACCGACATCTCCTACGCCGTCCAGTCCGCCGCCGAGCGCGCGGGCCGTGACGACGGCATCGAGTACGGGATGATCGTCGAGTACGGCGGGCACGGCATCGGCCGCCAGATGCACATGGACCCGTTCCTGCCCAACGTCGGCAAGCCCGGCAAGGGCCCGCGGCTCAAGCCCGGCATGGCGCTGGCGATCGAGCCGATGCTGACCGGCGGCGGTGGCGAGACCCGCGAGCTGGACGACGGCTGGACGGTCGTCACGGCCGACGGCTCCCGCGCGGCCCACTGGGAGCACACGGTGGCGATCACCGAAGACGGCCCTTGGGTGCTCACCGCTCCGGAAGACGCCTGA